The DNA segment TCCGATTTCACCGAACGCCCCTTCAGTGGTGGGACTGAACTCAACACCGTTCCCAGTGAGCACACTACCACCGGGCCGGTATCCGCACCTTTGGAAGGGCTTGCCGAAGTCCCCGCCTCAACAGCCGGGTTCTCCGCTCCACGCCTGAGCCACCCCGATATTGTGGAGGAGGATGACTAATGGATCGTCGGTCTCGCTGCGCGAAGCTCCTTGCCCCGCTCTGCGCCCTCATCCTATGCGCTGGTTCCACAGCCTCCCTGACAGCCTGTACTGCCCTGCCCTCGGATGCCCCACCGCAGTCCCTCGGACAGTTCCGGCGCACCCCCATTACCTTCAACCCCCCAAAGCCACAGCCCGGGCGCTCCCCGGATCTCCTCCTGCGGGACTTCATACGGGCTGCTGCGGTACCCACCAACCGGCATGCTGCTGCCCGCCTCTTCCTCACCCCCAAAGGCAACGCCGACTGGGACGACCAAGCCACGCTTAAGGTGATTGAGCGCATCGACGTCAATACTATTGCCACCCCCGACGCCAACAACTTGGTCATGCAAGTGCGTGCCCGCTCGATGGGCGAAGTAGACAAGCAAGGTGCCTTCCAGTCCAACCTCTCCACCCACACTTTTGAAGTGGAGATGCATCGCAACGGCAAACAGTGGCTGATCGAGCGTTTCCCCGACGAACTCCTCGTCGACCGCGAAGCCTTTATGGCCACCTACGAATCCCAATCCATCTACTATCTAGATGTCACTGGCTCCCGAGTTGTGCCCGACCCCCGTTGGCTCTACTCCCAAGACAGCCACCTTCCCAATATGCTCATGCAGCTGTTGGCGCAGGACCCGTCACACCAGTTGCACGATATGGTGGCCAGTGAACTCCCGGAATCCGCCCATATTTCCGCAGTCCCCGGCGCACAGGGTAATGGGGTTGACGTTGAAATCTCCAACTATCAGGCAGGGTCTGAAGCATCCCGCCGCCGCCTGGCCGCTCAGATCATCTTCACCTTCGAACGGGCGCGTATCCATGGTCCCTTCTACATCACCGTGGACGGCAACCCACTGGACCCAAACCATCGGGACGGCTGGACTGCTGCTGACGTGGTGCACTACGACCCCATGTACGCCACCCGCCAGAATCCTGTGCAGTTGCACGCCATCACTTCTGATGGGCTGATGAAGGTGGGATCCAACCTCGAACCAGTGAAGGGGCCATTGGGGCGCTCACAGGATCTTCGCGCTGCTTCCTTCTCCCGTGGCGGTGAGATGATTGGTGTGGTGGAAGAAGTGCGTGACAAAGAACGCACCCCACTGGAGGTAAAAATGGGGCCAGTGGGCGGACCACTGGTCTCCGTGATGCGCGGTAGCCGGTTCTCCCGCCCCACCTGGGGACCCACGGGACAAGACATGTGGGTCGTCTCTGGTGACGATCGCATCAACCGAATTGTGTGGCAAGATGGGCGTTCGCCACTGGTTACCCGGGTCGACACGAGCCGCCTCACTCGCAAACCCGACTTCAACACCCTGCTGATTTCACCTGACGGGGTGCGATTGGCCTACATTTCTGGCGGCAAACTCTACATCGCCACCATCTACACCAGCCGTGATGGGGAAGTGTCACTGCGGAACCCACAGCGTATCTACATCTCCTCCGATGAAGTCGTGTTGTCGCTCGCCTGGCGTACCGCTACCGAGCTTCTCGTGGGCGGATCGTTGACGGATCAGCCAGTTCTCATGGTGTCTATCGACGGAGCCTCCGTCACCCCGCTCGGTATTCGCAACGTGACTGCCCCGGTCTCCGTGGTGGTCGCGAACCCCACCGGCATCTACGTCCAGGACAGTCGCGACGTGGTACGCCTGGAACAGGGGGCTGAAGGGTTCTGGCAGGATGTCCCAGCCCTGGTGAACTCACCCCGCGCGATCCCCGTGCTGGAAGGCTAAGCGGCGCAGTGTCTCCACTTTTGCCGCAGGGACTGCGGGAACTCCTGGTACCTGTACGCTGCGCTGGCTGTGGTGCGCCAGGCGAGGAGTGGTGTGACAACTGTCATCGACATTTAGCCGGTCCATCCCGCCGCCTGCGTCCGGGTGTCCTTGTCCCGTGCCCAGTGTGGAGTGTGGGCCCGTATAGTGGGCCTGTGGCGGCGGGGATTGTGGCGTTGAAAGAGGAGCGACGGCATCGTTTGGGAGCTCCTTTTGGGGCGGCGCTGGCAGAAGCAGCTGCTGGGCTGGTGGAGGCTGGCGAGTTGTTACATCCGGCAGAGCGCCCTTGGTTGATTGTGCCCGCACCTTCCACCGTGGAGGCAGTGCGCGAGCGCGGTTTCCACCATATGCGGGAGGTGGGGCAGGAGATGGCACGCTATCTGCAGCAGGCGTCCAGCAACGGGGTGCTGGGAGGTGTGACTGGCGAGATTGTGGTGGCGGAGCTTCTCCGTGCTGCGCCGCACCGTGATGCGGTGGGTTTGACGGCAGAGCAGCGGCGGACGAACTTAGCCGGTGCGATTACCTGCGATCCGGATATGGCCACTCAGCTGGCATTGTTGGCCCCACTGGCAACCTCACCCGCAGCAGAAGTGGTGCGACCCCAAGTTCCCACGCTACCGCATAGTGTGTTCTCGCACTGGGAAAATCTGGTGATAGATGACGTGACAACAACTGGTGCCACGCTCGCAGAGTGTTTTTTCGCACTCCACCATGTGGGTATGCGGCCGCGAGGTGCGCTTACTCTGGCGTCTGCCTAGTGCACATTGGGCTGTGTCAGAAAAGTAAGCCAATAGTTATGGCAACCCAAAGAACTCCTAAACAAACCTCGTTACATTGGAAAGTGAAGGAACCGAGATGCTCGGGAGAGGGACTCGGAAACTTCAGTACCACCGACGCCACCGTGGACAGCGGCAACCGTTAGTGGACCGCGGGCGGTGGCCCGTACAGGAGGTTTGTCATGTCGAAGCGTGATTCCATCCAGGAAGATACCCAGGAAGACTTCGAAGTGCCGGTGACGGCAGACGAAGAAGAGGGTCTCGTTCCTAACGCCCAAGTCATTATTCACGGGCGCAATGTTGAAGTGCCAGAGCACTTTGCCAATCGTATCAAGGGCAAGCTTGCCCGTCTGGAACGTCTCGATCCCGGCATCATTCGGTTCGAGGTAGAACTCCGCCACGAAAAGAATCCGCGCCAGTCCCGCATCCGCGACCGTATGGAGATCACCGGCCGCCGCAAGGGCGCCCCGGTACGCGCTGAAGCTGCTGAGGATAGCTTCTACGCTGCGCTCGAATCCGCCTGCGATAAGCTCGAGCGTTCGCTGCGTAAGGTGAAAGTCCGCCGCGGAATTTCCCGCTCCGGCCACCGCACCCCGACCTCGCTGCATGAGGCCTCTGCGGCCTTCATCGAAGAGGATCTCAAGGCTATTCGGGTCAATGACGGTGACGCTGCTGTCACTCCCACGGAAGCGGAGCTAGGCGAGGTCGACACCTACGCTGACCTGGTAGAAGATTCCTTGCCAGGGCGTATTGTCCGTCACAAGGTGCACCCTGATGATCCCATGACGGTCGACGATGCGCTGTACCAAATGGAGCTGGTGGGACACGACTTCTTCCTCTTCCACAACTCGGAAACCGATAAGCCCTGCGTGGTTTACCGCCGTCGCGCCTATGATTATGGCCTTATTACCCTCGGCGAATGATGTAAATCGCGAATAATCAGTAAGATAGAGACCGGCTGTATTTAGCAGTACAGCCGGTCTTTATTCTGTTCACGCAGCAGAACCGAGACACCCGTCAAACTGTCAATACATGAGGACGTTATAACTGTGGCTGTTTTGTCGAAGATTCTCCGTGTCGGTGAAGGTCGTGTCGTCAAGCGACTGAGCAAGCTTGCTGACTACGTTGTGTCCATCGAGGACGACTACGCCGACCTGACGGACGACCAGCTCCGTGCCAAGACGCAGGAATTCAAGGTTCGCCTCGACAACGGAGAAACTGTTGACGACCTGCTGCCTGAAGCATTCGCAGTAGCTCGCGAAGCCTCTTGGCGCGTCCTCGGGCAGAAGCATTACCCCGTGCAGATCATGGGCGGTGCCGCCCTCCACGAGGGACAGGTTGCCGAAATGAAGACCGGTGAAGGCAAAACCCTCACCTGTGTGCTGCCTGCCTATCTTAATGCCCTTGAAGGCAAAGGCGTTCACATTGTTACCGTGAACGACTACCTCGCCAAGCGCGACGCCGAGTGGATGGGCCGTGTCCACCGCTTCCTTGGCCTCGAAGTGGGCGTCATTCTTTCCAATATGGACCCTGACGAGCGTCGCAAGGCCTACAACTCTGACATCACCTACGGAACCAACAACGAGTTCGGTTTCGACTACCTGCGCGATAACATGGCACACTCCACTGGCGAACTGGTACAGCGTCAGCACCACTATGCCATCGTCGACGAAGTGGACTCCATCCTCATTGACGAAGCCCGTACTCCGCTCATCATCTCCGGCCCCTCCGACGCTTCCAGCCAGTGGTACCAGGAGTTTGCCCGCCTTGCCCCCATGATGGAAAAGGACAAGCATTACGAAGTCGACATCCGCAAGCGCACCGTCGGCATCACCGAGGCAGGCGTGGCTTTCGTGGAGGATCAGCTGGGTATCGACAACCTTTACGAGTCCGCCAACTCCCCGCTGGTGTCCTACCTCAACAACTCTATTAAGGCCAAGGAACTCTTCACCCGAGACAAGGACTACATGGTCGTTGACGGCGAGGTGCTCATCATTGACGAGTTCACCGGCCGTGCCTTGGCGGGCCGCCGCTACAACGAAGGTATGCACCAGGCCATCGAGGCTAAAGAAGGAGTGGAGGTGAAGGCGGAGAACCAAACTCTCGCCACCATCACCCTGCAGAACTACTTCCGTATGTACGACAAGCTGGCCGGTATGACGGGTACTGCCGAGACGGAAGCTGCAGAGCTTTACCAGATCTACAAGCTGGGCGTGGTTCCCATCCCCACTAACATGCCGATGATCCGCGACGACCAGCGTGACCTCGTCTACAAGACGCAGGAAGCTAAGTTCGAGGCCGTCGCCGACGACATTGCCGAGCGCCATGAGAAGGGCCAGCCGGTGCTGGTCGGTACCGTTTCCGTGGAGCGCTCCGAATATCTCTCCAAGCTGCTGCAGAAGCGTGGCATCAAGCACAACGTGCTGAACGCTAAGCGCAACGCAGAGGAAGCTCTCACCGTTGCGTCCGCCGGATGCGTGGGTGCCGTCACTGTCTCCACCAACATGGCAGGCCGTGGTACCGACATCGTGCTGGGTGGTAACCCCGACGTACTCGCCGATGCGGCACTCCGCAAGCGCGGCCTCGATCCGGTGGAGGATGAGGAAGCCTACCAGGACGCCTGGGAAGAGGAGATTGTTCGCCAGCGCAAGAAGGCAGAAGAAGCTGCCGAGAAGGTGCGTGAGGTTGGTGGCCTGTACGTTATCGGTACGGAGCGTCACGAATCTCGCCGTATCGACAATCAGCTGCGCGGCCGCTCCGGCCGCCAGGGCGACCCGGGCGAGTCTCGCTTCTACCTGTCGCTGGGTGACGACCTCATGCGCCGTTTCAACGGTCGTGCCGTGGAAACCTTGATGGAGCGTCTGCAGGTTCCCGACAACCAGCCCATCGATTCCCGCATGGTCACCAAGGCGATTAAGAACGCTCAGACTTCCGTCGAGTCCCAGAACTTCGAAATTCGTAAGAATGTTCTGAAGTACGACGACGTCCAGAACAAGCAGCGGCAGGTTATCTACGCAGAGCGCAAGCGCATTCTGGAAGGCGAAGACCTCAAGGAGCAGGTCGAGAACATGCTCGACGAGGTGTTGGAGGCTTACGTGAAGGGCGCTACCGAAACCGGCTATGTGGAAGACTGGGACCTCGATGCCCTGTGGACAGGTCTGCGTCAGCTCTACCCGATCGGTATCGAGTATCAGGATCTCATCGACGGTGACGAGTACGGGCAGGCAGGCGACCTCAGCGCAGACGAGCTACTGCTGGCTATCCGCGCCGATGCTCGTGCCGCCTACGAAACCCGCGAGGAAGCTATCGAGAAGATCGGTGGCCCGGATGCTATGCGTCAGGTGGAACGCTCCGTGCTGCTGCAGGTTCTCGACCGCAAGTGGCGTGAGCACCTCTACGAGATGGACTACCTCAAGGAAGGCATTGGCCTGCGCGCTATGGCCCAGCGTGATCCGCTGACGGAATATCAGCGTGAAGGCTTCGAAATGTTCGGCACCATGATGGATGGTCTCAAGGAAGAATCCATCGCCTACCTGTTCTCGGTGGGCGTGGAACCTGCTGATACCCGTTCGGAAGCCCAGCGTCGCGCCGATGAGAAAGAAATGCAGCGCACGATTCGCGCGAAGGGCGAAGCGGAAGCTGCCCTCCGTTCTGCCGCGATGAGCCTTGCCGGCCCGAATGAGCAGGGCCAGCTGGCTAACCAGAATGACCCCACGGTCCATGGTTCCCGCGCCCAGCGTCGCGCCGCCAAGCGTGCCGCCCGGAAGAAGGGCAACGTGCAGCAATAGCTGCACGCGATTGACCGCCTGGCGAAGGTGGACGATCCACTTGTTCAGATGTGAAAAGGGGAGGGTCGGCAACAGCTGGCCCTCCCCTTAGTATGTTTCCCGCGGGGCGACTGCCCTCAACGCGTAAGTTTGGTGTGCCTGGGAGCGTACGCAAGATGCGCTGACAACGCGCATGGAGCGCTCTTCAGTAGGCCTACCTACAGCTACACGAAGTTAAAAGAGGTCAGCCGCCACTTGCTCTCACACCGTTCAGCAGCCCCCGCAAACGCCTTGACCCGCGCCCCATCCCGGTAGGTGCCACACACTTCCACCCGCAGGTCCGCGTCTGCGGTAATGGCACTGGTGGGTTTTGGCTGTTGGCCGGGGCGTACTGCCGCCTGATAGCCCGGGGGAAGGGAACGCTCCAGAGCACGAGCTGCCGTAGACTCCTGAGGGTTAAGGCGCCGGGCACGCAGATGGAGCCGTAGCAGTCGCAAGGGAGCAGGCTGCATAGCCGGTGCTCCGGGAATGGTGCGGGAGGGGCCAGCGAGTTTCATAATGGCGCGGCTTCGTCCGGTTGAGAACTGCTCGACGATATTCATGATGTCAGGAGTGACGAAGCCGCGGAGATGACCAAAGGGGCGGCGGTGATCAACTGTTTCCAGCAGTTGGCTGATGACTTTGTGGACGAAGGCGCTGGAGGCGCGGTAGTCCTGCGGTTTGAGGGGTTGGCGGAAAAGCTCAGCAGTACTGGTTCGGCCACCTGCATCGAGCAGATCGTTGATACTGGAGATTGCGGGGGCAGCTTGTGCCGGTTGCTCACTATCGGCTGTAGGCTTGTCTTGGATGGAAAGTCCCGAGCTGGGGGGTTCTGCGACCGGCGTCGATGAGGCAGGAGTATTTGTGATGGCACTATGCGCCCATGCTGGGGTATGAGTGTAGGGTTGTGCGAACTGGAACCCGTCAGCGGTGGGGTATGGCGCGGGCTGCTGAGTGGGGATGGCGCTGAGCGTCGAGCTGGTGTTGTGGTAGTTCGAAGAACTGGGCACTGGGGGTCCTTTTCGTGATAAGCGTGCCGGAATTATCACAAATGTGTCTGTTGTAGAGGGATGCTACTTTGCCCGTTCACCCCTGTAGATGGATGATGGAGCCGGACAGCACCACAATATCTGCAGCTCACATGCGGTGCGGGACTCGTCATCCCACAGTGCAAGAAAAATAAAAAAGTTTGTCTGCACGGAGACGAGTTGGCCGTCGTCAGAAACACCACGTGGTCGCCAGGTTGTATACACTAGGAATGTGACTATGCGCGGATTGATCATTGATTATGCCGGTGTGCTAGAAGGCCCTGGCGCTGACGCCGAAAGCTGGAAACTGCTCCTCTCCGAACTGCGGATGAACGGCATTGGCATTGCCGTCCTCACCAACATCGATTCCTTCGACGTGCCGGCGGACCTAGCCCGGTGGAAGGAAACCGGATACGTTGACGAGATCGTCATGTCCTCGGAAATCGGGGTAGAAAAGCCAGACTTCGAAGCCTTCTACGCTGCCTGCCGAGCCCTGGGCGAGGACCACAAGGACTGCGTGTGCGTGGATGACTCCATTGAGAATATTCACGCGGCAGTGCGGGCAGGTCTGATCGGTGTGCTGTACACCGCCTATGACCGCACTGAAGCGGAACTCCGACCCCTCTTCAACCTGCACTAATGCGTATCTACATCCCCGCTCTGCTGACGGATCTACAGCGTTATGTGGGTGAGGCGGTAGTTCCGGTACGTGGAGGGACCGCTTTCGCCCTCACCCCGACACTGCGGGAATATTATGTGTCCGGTGACGACGAAGAACTAGAACACATCGCGTTCCAGGATGCCGCGCGCGCCTCGCTGCGCATCCTCAGTGGAGCCGCGGGGGATCCGGTTCCGGTGGGGGCTGCTGCACGGAAACGTGTCGTTATCTCCGCTGATGTTGATGATGCCGTCGTCACCTGCCGTCCTGACCTGGACATCGCGGTGGTACGACTAGCTGACGACAGTGTTGCCGCGCGGACAGTGGCTGCTGTGCACGTCGACCTCGATATGGCAGGGGATGCGGTGGCTGCGGCTGTCGCCGTTATTGACGCGGCCGACCTTGGAGATGAGGATGCGGAGCTAACCGTAGGGGATGCTGAGGATTTTGAACTTGCCTGGTACGCACCAGAAGAGGTGGCATTCCTCCTTGACCTGTCCTAATCGCGGAAGCATACACTCTTCGTTGCGCCGTGTGTCGTCTAGTGTCGTCTAGACTTGGTTGATACCCAAGGCCCACGCATCATTGCTATGGAGGGCGATAAGAAGTAGACGGACTGCCTCAATCCGGCGGGCCAGCGGCGAATCGGCGGGGTTTTTCGCCAGTGCAGCATCCCAGGCACAGCCTTTATCAAAGGGTTCACCCCGGTGAGTACAGCCGCGCGGGCAATCCGCTGCCAGGGTAGACAGGTCATCGAAGGCATTGACGACGGTCTCAACCGTTACATGTGCGAGACCAAAGGACCGGATGCCGGGGGAGTCTACGACCCAGCCGCCACCCGGCAGCTCCAACGCCATGGATTGGGTGGAGGTGTGCTGGCCTTTCCCTACCTTGGACACCTCCCCGGTAGGCCGTTCCGCGGCGGGAACCAACCGGTTGACGAGTGTCGATTTGCCCACCCCAGAATGGCCGATGAGAGCAGTAACGTGTCCTTCGAGATAGGTGAGGAGTTCGTCGGTCGGGTCGTCTCTGCCACATACGATGGAGGGAAGGTCGAGCCCGGTGAACTGGGTGAGGAAGCCGGTGGGGTTGGCCAGGTCGCTCTTGGTCATGCAGAGGATTGGGCGAATACCGGCTGCATAGGCGGCGATGAGGGCACGTTCGACGAACCCTTCTCGGGGCGGGGGATTGGTGGCGGCGACGACGATGAGGAGCTGGTCTGCATTAGCCACCACAATCCGTTCGTAGGGATCAGTGTCGTCGGCGGTGCGGCGTAGGACGGTGTCACGGTTGTGGAGCCGGACGATGCGGGCAATGGCATCGGGACTGCCGGAGAGGTCGCCTACGACGTCGACGATGTCGCCCACGACCATGCGTTCGCGTCCCAGGGTGCGGGCGCGGATGCAGGTGATACGGGTGCCGGCAGGGCTGATCCCGCTGGTGGGGTCACCGGTGTTGCAGGGTGCGTCGGAGAGGAGTGCGCACCCCCACCGGCCGCGGTCGATGGTAATAATGCGGGCGGTGACGGCGTCCTGGTAATTGGGGCGTTTTTTGGTGCGAGGGCGAGAGGTGCGCTGGGCGCGTACCTTGACATCGGACTCGTCGTAATCGCGGGTGCTGCGGCCGCGACGCTGGGCGCTCAGAGCCATACCTCCATTGTGTGTTGGGGTGCGCTGGAGGTGCTGGTGTGGACCTGCTCCAGGGGCGGCTTGTCGGTGCTTGTCAGGGTGCTCCAGGCAGCGGCGAACCCGGGAAGGGTTTTACTGGTGGTCTCGATGTCGTGGACCGTGACTCCCGGGACGTGGAGGCCGACGATGGCTCCCGCGGTGGCCATACGGTGGTCGGCGTAGCTGCGCCATTCGGCCCCCTGTAGCTGGGCAGGGCGAATAATAAGCCCGTCGGGGGTTTCTTCCGCATTGCCACCCAGACGGTTGATCTCCACCACGAGGGCGTTCAATCGGTTGGTTTCGTGTCCACGAAGATGGGCGATGCCGCTGAGTTCGGTGGGGGAGTCGGCACAGGCAGCCAATGCGGCGACAGTGGGGGCCAGTTCTCCCATACTGTGCATGTCGAGCGTGATGCCGTGCAGCTGCCGTGGGCCGGTGACGGTGAGGCCTGCTTCGCTCAGCTCTACCCGACAGCCCATCTGGGTGAGGATGTCGCGGATAGAGTTGCCTGGCTGGGTGGTATCGGTGGGCCAGTCAGCGATGGTGACGCTGCCTCCAGTGACGGCGGCTGCCGCCAAGAAGGGGGTGGCGTTGGAAAGGTCAGGCTCGACCATCCAGTCGTAGGCATGGAGTGTACCGGCGGGAACTAACCAGGTGTTGGGGGTAGTCGTGTCGACGTGGATGCCGTGCTTGGCGAGCATGTCCATGGTCATGACAAGGTGGGGTTGGCTGGG comes from the Lawsonella clevelandensis genome and includes:
- a CDS encoding LpqB family beta-propeller domain-containing protein codes for the protein MDRRSRCAKLLAPLCALILCAGSTASLTACTALPSDAPPQSLGQFRRTPITFNPPKPQPGRSPDLLLRDFIRAAAVPTNRHAAARLFLTPKGNADWDDQATLKVIERIDVNTIATPDANNLVMQVRARSMGEVDKQGAFQSNLSTHTFEVEMHRNGKQWLIERFPDELLVDREAFMATYESQSIYYLDVTGSRVVPDPRWLYSQDSHLPNMLMQLLAQDPSHQLHDMVASELPESAHISAVPGAQGNGVDVEISNYQAGSEASRRRLAAQIIFTFERARIHGPFYITVDGNPLDPNHRDGWTAADVVHYDPMYATRQNPVQLHAITSDGLMKVGSNLEPVKGPLGRSQDLRAASFSRGGEMIGVVEEVRDKERTPLEVKMGPVGGPLVSVMRGSRFSRPTWGPTGQDMWVVSGDDRINRIVWQDGRSPLVTRVDTSRLTRKPDFNTLLISPDGVRLAYISGGKLYIATIYTSRDGEVSLRNPQRIYISSDEVVLSLAWRTATELLVGGSLTDQPVLMVSIDGASVTPLGIRNVTAPVSVVVANPTGIYVQDSRDVVRLEQGAEGFWQDVPALVNSPRAIPVLEG
- a CDS encoding ComF family protein, whose translation is MAAGIVALKEERRHRLGAPFGAALAEAAAGLVEAGELLHPAERPWLIVPAPSTVEAVRERGFHHMREVGQEMARYLQQASSNGVLGGVTGEIVVAELLRAAPHRDAVGLTAEQRRTNLAGAITCDPDMATQLALLAPLATSPAAEVVRPQVPTLPHSVFSHWENLVIDDVTTTGATLAECFFALHHVGMRPRGALTLASA
- the hpf gene encoding ribosome hibernation-promoting factor, HPF/YfiA family, with amino-acid sequence MPVTADEEEGLVPNAQVIIHGRNVEVPEHFANRIKGKLARLERLDPGIIRFEVELRHEKNPRQSRIRDRMEITGRRKGAPVRAEAAEDSFYAALESACDKLERSLRKVKVRRGISRSGHRTPTSLHEASAAFIEEDLKAIRVNDGDAAVTPTEAELGEVDTYADLVEDSLPGRIVRHKVHPDDPMTVDDALYQMELVGHDFFLFHNSETDKPCVVYRRRAYDYGLITLGE
- the secA gene encoding preprotein translocase subunit SecA, translating into MAVLSKILRVGEGRVVKRLSKLADYVVSIEDDYADLTDDQLRAKTQEFKVRLDNGETVDDLLPEAFAVAREASWRVLGQKHYPVQIMGGAALHEGQVAEMKTGEGKTLTCVLPAYLNALEGKGVHIVTVNDYLAKRDAEWMGRVHRFLGLEVGVILSNMDPDERRKAYNSDITYGTNNEFGFDYLRDNMAHSTGELVQRQHHYAIVDEVDSILIDEARTPLIISGPSDASSQWYQEFARLAPMMEKDKHYEVDIRKRTVGITEAGVAFVEDQLGIDNLYESANSPLVSYLNNSIKAKELFTRDKDYMVVDGEVLIIDEFTGRALAGRRYNEGMHQAIEAKEGVEVKAENQTLATITLQNYFRMYDKLAGMTGTAETEAAELYQIYKLGVVPIPTNMPMIRDDQRDLVYKTQEAKFEAVADDIAERHEKGQPVLVGTVSVERSEYLSKLLQKRGIKHNVLNAKRNAEEALTVASAGCVGAVTVSTNMAGRGTDIVLGGNPDVLADAALRKRGLDPVEDEEAYQDAWEEEIVRQRKKAEEAAEKVREVGGLYVIGTERHESRRIDNQLRGRSGRQGDPGESRFYLSLGDDLMRRFNGRAVETLMERLQVPDNQPIDSRMVTKAIKNAQTSVESQNFEIRKNVLKYDDVQNKQRQVIYAERKRILEGEDLKEQVENMLDEVLEAYVKGATETGYVEDWDLDALWTGLRQLYPIGIEYQDLIDGDEYGQAGDLSADELLLAIRADARAAYETREEAIEKIGGPDAMRQVERSVLLQVLDRKWREHLYEMDYLKEGIGLRAMAQRDPLTEYQREGFEMFGTMMDGLKEESIAYLFSVGVEPADTRSEAQRRADEKEMQRTIRAKGEAEAALRSAAMSLAGPNEQGQLANQNDPTVHGSRAQRRAAKRAARKKGNVQQ
- a CDS encoding Rv3235 family protein, which gives rise to MPSSSNYHNTSSTLSAIPTQQPAPYPTADGFQFAQPYTHTPAWAHSAITNTPASSTPVAEPPSSGLSIQDKPTADSEQPAQAAPAISSINDLLDAGGRTSTAELFRQPLKPQDYRASSAFVHKVISQLLETVDHRRPFGHLRGFVTPDIMNIVEQFSTGRSRAIMKLAGPSRTIPGAPAMQPAPLRLLRLHLRARRLNPQESTAARALERSLPPGYQAAVRPGQQPKPTSAITADADLRVEVCGTYRDGARVKAFAGAAERCESKWRLTSFNFV
- a CDS encoding HAD-IA family hydrolase, with translation MRGLIIDYAGVLEGPGADAESWKLLLSELRMNGIGIAVLTNIDSFDVPADLARWKETGYVDEIVMSSEIGVEKPDFEAFYAACRALGEDHKDCVCVDDSIENIHAAVRAGLIGVLYTAYDRTEAELRPLFNLH
- a CDS encoding DUF6912 family protein, which encodes MRIYIPALLTDLQRYVGEAVVPVRGGTAFALTPTLREYYVSGDDEELEHIAFQDAARASLRILSGAAGDPVPVGAAARKRVVISADVDDAVVTCRPDLDIAVVRLADDSVAARTVAAVHVDLDMAGDAVAAAVAVIDAADLGDEDAELTVGDAEDFELAWYAPEEVAFLLDLS
- the rsgA gene encoding ribosome small subunit-dependent GTPase A encodes the protein MALSAQRRGRSTRDYDESDVKVRAQRTSRPRTKKRPNYQDAVTARIITIDRGRWGCALLSDAPCNTGDPTSGISPAGTRITCIRARTLGRERMVVGDIVDVVGDLSGSPDAIARIVRLHNRDTVLRRTADDTDPYERIVVANADQLLIVVAATNPPPREGFVERALIAAYAAGIRPILCMTKSDLANPTGFLTQFTGLDLPSIVCGRDDPTDELLTYLEGHVTALIGHSGVGKSTLVNRLVPAAERPTGEVSKVGKGQHTSTQSMALELPGGGWVVDSPGIRSFGLAHVTVETVVNAFDDLSTLAADCPRGCTHRGEPFDKGCAWDAALAKNPADSPLARRIEAVRLLLIALHSNDAWALGINQV
- the aroA gene encoding 3-phosphoshikimate 1-carboxyvinyltransferase, which gives rise to MSPTLYAAPYGATPVSATVHVPGSKSITNRALLLAALADGPSTITGALRSRDTDLMIEALRSLGTEIIDVIPDNARDSYITQVGKRPRATTLHVIPHPLTGGHVYCGLAGTLMRFLPGVAALATGDTYFDGDEQAKQRPLATVLDALRDLGATIAGNNLPFTVSGAGTVHGGHVTIDASASSQFVSGLMLCGARFTHGVCIHHAGDKGVPSQPHLVMTMDMLAKHGIHVDTTTPNTWLVPAGTLHAYDWMVEPDLSNATPFLAAAAVTGGSVTIADWPTDTTQPGNSIRDILTQMGCRVELSEAGLTVTGPRQLHGITLDMHSMGELAPTVAALAACADSPTELSGIAHLRGHETNRLNALVVEINRLGGNAEETPDGLIIRPAQLQGAEWRSYADHRMATAGAIVGLHVPGVTVHDIETTSKTLPGFAAAWSTLTSTDKPPLEQVHTSTSSAPQHTMEVWL